CATGACCGAACCCGTGATGGTATGGGTGGTGCTGACCGGGACGCCGAACGAGGCGGCCAGTTGAAGAACGCTTCCCGCGGCGGTTTCGGCGGCAAATCCATGAATCGGTTGCAGGTGAGCGAGTTTCATCCCCAACGTTCGAATCACCCGCCAACCTCCCGCGGCCGTTCCGATGCCCATGGCCATGGCGCAAATCAGTTTGACCCAGAGGGGGATGCCCGCGTCGATGCCGGGCCAGTGTCCGCCCGCGATGAGCGCCATCGTGATGACGCCCATGACCTTCTGCGCGTCGTTCTGGCCGTGTTGAATCGCCATATAGCCCATGGACACGAGTTGGAGCCTGGAGAAGACGCTCCTCACGCGCGCCGGGGACATCCGCGAGGCGGCGATATAGGTGATGTACTGGAGCACGTAGCCGAGGAGAAACCCGAGGATCGGGGAAAGTAACAGGGCGAGAAGCACCGTTCGAATGCCACCCATCTTCAGGGCCTCCGACCCGTGGCCGGCGAGGACCGCACCGATCACGCCGCCGATCAGGGAGTGAGATCCGCTGATGGGAAGTCCAAGAAGTGTGCATACCGTGACCCACAGGGCGCCGGACACCATGGCCGCCAGCACAACCTGATGGGTCACCATCGTCGGATCGACCAGCCCCCCCCCAATGGTCTTGGCGACTTTTACGGAGATGAGGGCTCCGATGAAATTGAGCGCGCCGGCGATCAGGACCGCCCAAAGGGGGCGCAAGACGCGCGTGGAAACTATCGTGGCGATGGCGTTCGCGGAATCATTCCAGCCGTTGACGAAATCGAAAAACAGTGCCGCCAGGATGACGATCCAGAGGAGGGGGGCGAACTCGGGCGTCATGATTGCCGTTTGAAAAGATTGCTTCGCTTCACTCGCAATGACCCGTCGTCTGCGTCATTGCGAGGGACGGGCGTCCTGGCCCGGACCGAAGCAATCTCTGGGGGATCCGGCCGTCTTCACTTCTACGCCCGTTCGAGGATGATGCCCTGAATGACATCCGCCACGTCTTCGCAGCGGTCCGTGGCCGTTTCAAGTTGCTCGTAGATTTCCTTCCACTTCATGACGAGGAGCGGGTCCCCCTTGGATTTGAACAGTCCGGCGACCGCGCGGCGAAGAATTTGGTCGGCCTCGTTTTCGAATCGGTTGATTTCGATGCAGGTCCTCAGCACATCCTCGTTGTTCTTCGAGTCTTTCAACCCTTCGACGGCCTTTTTGACGGCATCCACCGAGCGCACGAGCACGTCGGCGAGGGCGCGCGCCTCGGGGGGAATCTCTTTGATCTCATAGAGGACAACCAATTCCGCAGCAGCGTCTACGAGGTCGAGAACATCATCCAGACAGCTCATCAGTTCGTGGATCTGGTCGCGGTCGAGCGGCGTGACGAAGGTCTTGTGGAGAAGGGCCATCGTGTCGTGCGTGATCGTGTCTCCCGCGTGCTCCAGCTCCTCGATGTCGCGGGTCCGGAGATCCAGGTCCTTGGGGGTTTTGAACATCTCCAGAAGCACCTGCGCGGCCTGGAGTGTTTTGGCGGAGTGAAGCTCGAAGGCGTCGAAGAATTCTCGTTTCTTGGGAAGAAGTTTGTCAAACATGTCGCCCCTGTAGCATGGTGGGGGGGGATTTGCAATCCGTTGTTTTGACTTCACCGGATCTTGCCCGTAGGATGGCGCACCGTGCAAACCCGCTCGCCCAACACCTTCTGGTCGGCCATCCACCCCACTCAGGTCCGCTTGTCGCGCTTCTTGCGCTGGGGGAAATCGGCGATGGAATCCCCGACGCCCGAGGCGATCCACCAGGCGCGGGTGGCCTCGCGCCGGCTGCGGGTGGCGCTCCGATACGTCATGCCGTTCTATCACGTTCCGGAAATCAAACGGATCCGGCGCCAGTTGCAGGCCCTCACGGAGTCGCTGGGAACGGTCCGCAGTTGGGACGTGACGGCGGTTCTCCTCCACCAGATGGACGGACTCAAGACCGTTGAATCGCGTGCCGTGAGGCGGCGACTGGAGGCGGTGGCGTTGAGGGAACGCAAGGAGGCGGCGCTCCGATGCCTTGAAGTTCTTCGCCAGTCCCATTTGCAGAGGATGGGGCAGGAGGTGCGGATTATTCTCTCGATGCCGCACGTGCATGCCACGCCCGAAGCTCTGGAAGAGATGGGGCGCACACAGGTGGAGCGGCTCCGGAAGCGTTCGCGGAAGCGTCGGAAGCGTTATCTGAATCGCGGGCGGAAGAAAGACCTCCACATGTTTCGAATCGCCGTCAAACAGTTGCGGTACGGCGAAGAAATTTATCACGAGCATCACGGTACCGGGGAACATGCCACGCTCGAACGATTGGCCAAGCTCCAGGGACGGCTGGGAGCCCTTCACGACCTGGAAGTGCTTTCCCTCTGGCTGCGGCAGGTGCGGGAGGGGCACGGAGTGCGGGCGGCGTCCGAGCGAGGGGGAGCCGCGCCCCTGGATCGGGCAACGTGGACACAAGGTGTGCGTGAAATCCTGGATGAAGCCGAAAAAATGGAGTCCGCTCATGGAAAAAAGGTGCGCAAGATGGTAGAAGCGGAGCCAAAGCTGTGGAAGTCTATCTCCTGAGACACGCCTCCGCGCTCCCCTTGAGTCCGGCCCTCAAACGCGACGAAGACCGCCCGCTCAGTACCAAGGGCAAAATCCGCATGCGCCGCGCGGCCACGGGCCTGAAGAAAATCGGCGTACGGTTCGACCGGATGTACACGAGCCCTCTGGTTCGGGCGAGGCAGACCGCCCAGATCGTGGCCGAGGTGTACGGATGGTCACTTACCCGCCTCGAGGAGTGCAAACCCCTAGCACCTGGAGGGAACGCTTCTGAGCTGCTGGCCATCCTCGCGGGCCAGAATTCCACGGCGCGGGTCCTGCTCGTTGGCCATGAGCCGGATATGAGCCGGACGGCATCCGTTCTGCTCAGCGGTTCGCCGTCGCAGGTCGCCATGGTTTTCAAGAAAGGGGGCCTCTGCCGAATAGATATCGCCGAGATGCCTCCCAAGGGTCGCGGTGTCCTCAAGTTCTTTCTCGCGCCGAAGCAGATGCGAGCGTTTGTTTAGTCCATGGCAATTGAACCCGGCCGACTGATCGCCGTCGAAGGACTCGACGGCTCCGGAAAGAGCACGCAGATGCAGCTTCTGAAGCAGTGGCTCGATTCCATGCACGTCAAGGTGTACTTCACCGAGTGGAACTCCTCGCTGCTCGTCAAACCGGCCACAAAGAAGGCCAAGAAACAGAAGTTGCTGACGCCCACGACCTTCTCGCTCATCCATGCCACGGATTTTGCCGACCGGTACGAGAGGCAGATCGCCCCTCTCCTGCGCGGAGGCTACGTGGTGTTGTGCGATCGATTCACGTTCACCGCCTTCGCGCGGGACGGCGTTCGGGGATGCCATCCCCATTGGGTTCGGAGCGTCTATCGGTTCGCCGCCCCGCCGGATATCACCTTCTTCTTCAAGCTCGCCCCCGAGACCGCGGTCAGTCGCATCTTGGAAGGGCGCGCGAAATTGAAATACCACGAGGCGGGCATGGACCTGAACCTTTCGCCCGTGCCCGAGGAAAGTTTCCGCATTTTTCAGTCCCGCATCCATGATGCGTACGTATCCATGGAGAAGGAATTCGGTTTCGTGGTCATCGATGCCACGCAGCCCGTGGAGAAACAGCAGCAGCAGATGAGGCAGATCGTGCAGAAGCGGATCGCGCTGGACCGCTACCGGTGGAAAGTGCCCCCGAGGGCCGTCGGGAGGCTCGCGGCGTGACGACGCCGGCTGAATCAAACCGCCCTGCGGCCGGCCCGTCGGGTTCGAAGCCCACGGGACCCGTTTCCTCCGGCAGTTCAGGTGGGAACTCGATCAAGCGATTCTACGGCCATGGAATTCCCGGCGTGGATCTGAGCAAACTGGCGGGAAAACTCATCGTGATCGAGGGAGCGGACGGGAGCGGGAGGACGACCCTGATCGATATTCTCAAACCGTGGCTTGAAGGCCATGGACACGCCGTCACCACCTTCGGGATCAAGAGGTCAACCCTGGTGGGTCAGGAACTGGAGCTGGCGAAACAGGGGAACACGCTCGGCAAGATCACCATGGGGCTTTTTTATGCGACCGATTTTGCGGATCAGCTCGAACACGTGGTCGTCCCGGCGCTCCGCGCGGGATTTGTGGTGCTCGCCGATCGGTACATCTACACCCTGATGGCCCGCGAGCTCGTGCGGGGCGTCGAACCGGAGTGGCTGACCAACCTCTATCACATTGCGCTTATTCCCGATTCCGTCTTCTATCTTTCCGTCTCGCCCCAAATTCTCCTTGAGCGGAACTTCGCGAAAAATCCCACGCTGGACTACTGGGAATCGGGCATGGACATCGGACTGCACGACAACGTGTTCGACAGCTTCATCATCTACCAGAAACGGATGCGCCAGCAGTTCCTGAAAATGAAAGATGTGTATGGGTTTCAGGTCATCAACGCCAATCGCCCGATCTGGGTGGTGGCCAAGGACCTCCAGCAGCGCGTCGCCTCCCTCATGAACATCCCGCTCTAGAGTATAATCGGTGACAGTATACTTATATTACATCAAATAGAGTATACGGTCACCGATTATACTACGAGCGGGATTTCTTGTAGTAGGCCTTCTCGGCGGGGACCGAGACGATTTTCCGGCCCGGGAGGACCAGCGCAGTCAATGTTCCGCCGTACACGCACCCCGTGTCCAGCCCGATCAGACGGTCGCGGACCAGAGGCTCCCGTTGTGGATAGTGGCCGAAGACGATCGTCTTAGTGCCCTTGTAGTCGTCGTACCACGGATGATTGTCCGGAGGCAGACGTTTGAGGGTGGTGAGGTCTTCCAGCGTCTGCTTTTCCAGTGCGATTCCGTTCCGAACACCCGCATGCACGACAATCATGTCTTCCCGCTTTGGGGCATCCGGCCCGTCGCGGGACGGCTTTGCCGTCGTGGCGCCGTCGAGCTCGACGTACCATTTCCACTTGGAGACGAATTTCATGTACCGCTCGAAATCGGGTTTGAGCTGCTCCATCGCCTCCTTGTCGTAGGGCTTGGAGAATTCCTTGCCTCCGTTCTTCCAATATCCCAGGAATCGGGTTTCGTGATTTCCGAGGATGCACTCGAGGTTCGGGAGGGCGATGGCGGATTCCAAAACCGCGTGGCTGTCGGGTCCCTTGCAGATGAGGTCCCCCACGGAGATCAGCCGATCCTCGGGCTTGACCTCCAACACCCGCAGGAGCTCCACCCACTCTCGGTAGCATCCATGCACGTCGCCGATGACGATGGTCCTGGACATGATCCGTCACCAAGTATGGTCCATCCGGAATGAATTGCAATGTAAAAGCGGAACCCCGTCTGTTATACTCCCACACCATGTCAGTTCCGCCCAGTCGGCGAGATCCCAACAAAGGGTAGGTGTGGTGTGAATATCGACAAATTCCAGGTCAAGCCCGGCAGAAAAGTTTCCCTGAAAGATTACGATCCGAGTTTCACGGGAAAGCACGTGGATCATGAGGCGGCCAAGGACAAGCTGACTCGTGACATCGATCGGCTCACGAAGCTACAGGACAAGCTCTACGCCGATGATCGGTACGGCGTCCTCATGATCTTTCAGGCGATGGATGCCGCCGGGAAGGACAGCGCGATCAAGCACGTGATGACGGGCATCAATCCCGCGGGATGCGAAGTCTATTCGTTCAAGGCCCCGTCCTCACGGGAGCTGAACCACGATTTTCTATGGCGAACGACCCGCACGCTTCCTCAGCGCGGCAAGATCGGCATTTTCAACCGGTCCTATTACGAAGAGGTGCTGACTGTGCGCGTCCACCCCGAGCACCTGGCCGGCCAGAGATTGCCGAAGGCAATGATCCACAACGACATCTGGGAGGATCGCTTCAAGGACATCAACAATCTCGAAAAGTACTTGGTGCGCAACGGCTACGTCATCCTCAAGTTCTTCATGAATATCTCCAAGGGCGAGCAGAAAAAACGCTTTCTGGCCCGCATCGACGACCCCGCCAAGAATTGGAAGATCTCGAAGAGCGACATGACCGAGCGGGCGCGATGGGACGATTACATGGAGTGCTTCGAGGACATGCTCAAGAATACCAGCACGAAGCAGGCGCCGTGGTACGTCATCCCGTCCAACCATAAATGGTTCGCCCACCTGACGGTGGCGGACATTCTGGTGCAGCATCTGGAAGAGCTGGATCTGAAGTATCCCAAGGTGACCAAAGATCAGGAGAAGCTCCTGGTCGATATGAAGCGGACGCTCGTTCGGGAACGCTAGGTCGCTTGAAGTAGCTTTCTCCCTCTTCGAGGCCGGACGTCGATGGCGGCTATCGAGGTTCGGCCTCCATAGAAGCAGCCGCCCCCGTCCTGCCCTGCGGCGCGTTCTTTTTTCAAGGCAGGGGCGGTATACTGCCCATTGAAAATCATGGCGGAACCGACGCAGCAGACCCTTGAAGAGCACAAGGAAAGAAAGCGACGGAAGCGCGAATTCATCATCATCGCGATTCTCGGCGTCGTCATTCCGGTCACCCTCTATGTCCAGCACCGGTTGATCCCGCTCCCCATCCCGGGTTCCGCCCAGATCTTTTTCTTTTCACTGGTCAATCTCGACGCGCTTCTGATTCTTCTCCTTCTCTTCCTTGTTCTCCGCAACACGGTCAAGCTGATTGTGGAGCGGCGGAAAGGGCTGCTTGGAAGTTCGCTGCGGACGAAGATCGTCATCGCATTCGTCAGCCTGTCGTTCATCCCCATGGCGTTCCTCCTGTATACGGCCTCGAACTTCATCCGGTTGTCCGTGCAGACGTGGTTCGGCTCCCAAGTGGAGCGGACGTTTTCGCAGGCGATGGAAGTGGCGCAGAGCTATTACGAATCGGTGGTGGACCAGACGCGGGTGTCCGCCTCGGAGGCGGTCCGCGACGTGGCGGCCCTCGGCGAGATCCAGGACGAGCAAATGCGAATGCTCCACGATCTCCTGACGGAACGGCTCAAGCGGTACGAACTGGACCACATCGAGCTCAGGCTGCGGGACGGGCGGTCGATCACCCGCGTGAACGTGGACCACGGCGGCCAGTTTCTCGAAACGCCGGAGGATCTCATCGCCGAGGCGATGAAGGGCGCCACGGTCCATCGGATCCTGCCGTTCCAGGAGGAGTCGCAGGAGATGGTGAAGGTGGCCGTGCCCATCGAATCGGCCTCCGGTGGAATCAGCGGAGTCCTGATCGCCAGCAGCGCCGTTCCCACGAATCTGGTCCGGAAAATTCGCGAGGCCAGGCACGATTACAACGAATTCCTTTCCACCCGCATGATGCGCGTGCCGCTTAACCGGAGCCAGCAGCAGCCCATCATCGCCATCATCGGGCTTCTCTCGCTCTTTGCCGCGACGTGGATCGGTTTTCACCTCTCCGGCTGGCTCACGGTGCCCATCCGGGAACTCTCCAGCGCCACCGAACGAATCGCCTCGGGCGAACTCGGCTTCACGGTCAACCTCAAGCGCGGAGACGAGATGGGCGTGCTGCTCGAATCCTTCAACCGGATGAGCGCCGATCTCAAACGCAAGACGGACGAAATCGAGGACGCCCACCGGGAAGTCCGCCGGCGCGCCCAGCACACCGAAGCCATCCTGGCGAGCGTGGCTTCCGGCGTCATGACGCTCGATGCCCAGGGCCGGCTCCTCACGGTCAACGCGCCTCTGGTCCGCATGTTCAATGTGGACCCCCAGCAGAGCGTCGGACGTTCCTACTCGCAGGTCTTCCCCGAGCTGGCGCAACCCCTCGCGGAAATGATTCTTCAATTGATGACCGAACAGCGCGATCTGTTCAGCCGCGAGCTCTCGTTCAAGACGCCCCAGGGGGTGAGGACGTACAGCGTGGTGATGACGCGCCTGGTGCGCGACCGGGGGGAGAGCGCGGGGAAGGCTGAAACGGAATCCGAGATCGTCGTCGCATTCGACGACGTGACGGATCTGATCCGCGCGCAGAAGGACATGGCCTGGCGGGAAGTGGCCCGGCGGATCGGACATGAAATCAAGAACCCGCTCACCCCGATTCAACTTTCCGCCCAGCGCCTCCGGAAGAAATACCCCCAACTCCTCGGAGACGCTTCGGGGGCCTTCGACGAATGCACCAAGACGATCGTGTCCCAGGTTGAAGAGATGAAGACGTTGGTGAATGTGCTGACGGACCTCGCCCACATCCCGCCCTTCCAGCCCGCGCCGTGCGATTTCCGGGCGCTGGTGGAGGAGATCGTCTCGCTCTATCGCCAGGCCCACTCCGAGATCCGGTTCGATTACTCGCCGGACGGCGTTCGCGAACTGTATGTCGATCGCCAGCAGATGCGTCGCGCGTTGATCAATCTGATCGACAACGCCGTCACGGCGGTGCAGGGCGAGGGGGGGGGCGTCAGCGTCCAGACGGAAATCGTCCCCGGCGCGGGGAGGGCGGTGATCCGGGTGATGGACACGGGGATCGGGGTGCCCGCGGGCCTGAGAGAGAAAATCTTCGAACCGTATTTCTCGTACGGCAAGAAAGGGATGGGTCTCGGTCTCCCCATCGTGAAACACATCGTCGAAGACCACTCCGGAGTCATCACCGTGGAAGACAACACACCCAAGGGCGCCGTGTTCCGCATTGAACTCCCCCTGGAGGCGTGAGATGGCGAAAATCCTGGTCGTCGACGATGAAGAGAAGATTCGCAAGAGTATGCGGGAGCTTCTGGAAGACGAAGGGTATTCCGTCCGCACGGCATCGTGCGGGGAGGAAGCGTTGAAGATGGTTGCGGAAAAGAGTCAGGCGCCGGACCTCATGCTTCTCGACATCGCGATGCCGGGGATGGACGGGATGGAAGTTCTCCGGCGCGTTCGGGAGGACGTCCCCGGACTCGTCACGCTCATGGTCTCGGCCTATGGCACGATCGAGACGGCCGTCAAGGC
The nucleotide sequence above comes from Nitrospirota bacterium. Encoded proteins:
- a CDS encoding inorganic phosphate transporter, yielding MTPEFAPLLWIVILAALFFDFVNGWNDSANAIATIVSTRVLRPLWAVLIAGALNFIGALISVKVAKTIGGGLVDPTMVTHQVVLAAMVSGALWVTVCTLLGLPISGSHSLIGGVIGAVLAGHGSEALKMGGIRTVLLALLLSPILGFLLGYVLQYITYIAASRMSPARVRSVFSRLQLVSMGYMAIQHGQNDAQKVMGVITMALIAGGHWPGIDAGIPLWVKLICAMAMGIGTAAGGWRVIRTLGMKLAHLQPIHGFAAETAAGSVLQLAASFGVPVSTTHTITGSVMGVGAYKRLSAVKWGIGAKIV
- a CDS encoding DUF47 domain-containing protein encodes the protein MFDKLLPKKREFFDAFELHSAKTLQAAQVLLEMFKTPKDLDLRTRDIEELEHAGDTITHDTMALLHKTFVTPLDRDQIHELMSCLDDVLDLVDAAAELVVLYEIKEIPPEARALADVLVRSVDAVKKAVEGLKDSKNNEDVLRTCIEINRFENEADQILRRAVAGLFKSKGDPLLVMKWKEIYEQLETATDRCEDVADVIQGIILERA
- a CDS encoding CHAD domain-containing protein; translated protein: MQTRSPNTFWSAIHPTQVRLSRFLRWGKSAMESPTPEAIHQARVASRRLRVALRYVMPFYHVPEIKRIRRQLQALTESLGTVRSWDVTAVLLHQMDGLKTVESRAVRRRLEAVALRERKEAALRCLEVLRQSHLQRMGQEVRIILSMPHVHATPEALEEMGRTQVERLRKRSRKRRKRYLNRGRKKDLHMFRIAVKQLRYGEEIYHEHHGTGEHATLERLAKLQGRLGALHDLEVLSLWLRQVREGHGVRAASERGGAAPLDRATWTQGVREILDEAEKMESAHGKKVRKMVEAEPKLWKSIS
- the sixA gene encoding phosphohistidine phosphatase SixA, yielding MEVYLLRHASALPLSPALKRDEDRPLSTKGKIRMRRAATGLKKIGVRFDRMYTSPLVRARQTAQIVAEVYGWSLTRLEECKPLAPGGNASELLAILAGQNSTARVLLVGHEPDMSRTASVLLSGSPSQVAMVFKKGGLCRIDIAEMPPKGRGVLKFFLAPKQMRAFV
- the tmk gene encoding dTMP kinase, whose product is MAIEPGRLIAVEGLDGSGKSTQMQLLKQWLDSMHVKVYFTEWNSSLLVKPATKKAKKQKLLTPTTFSLIHATDFADRYERQIAPLLRGGYVVLCDRFTFTAFARDGVRGCHPHWVRSVYRFAAPPDITFFFKLAPETAVSRILEGRAKLKYHEAGMDLNLSPVPEESFRIFQSRIHDAYVSMEKEFGFVVIDATQPVEKQQQQMRQIVQKRIALDRYRWKVPPRAVGRLAA
- a CDS encoding thymidylate kinase gives rise to the protein MKRFYGHGIPGVDLSKLAGKLIVIEGADGSGRTTLIDILKPWLEGHGHAVTTFGIKRSTLVGQELELAKQGNTLGKITMGLFYATDFADQLEHVVVPALRAGFVVLADRYIYTLMARELVRGVEPEWLTNLYHIALIPDSVFYLSVSPQILLERNFAKNPTLDYWESGMDIGLHDNVFDSFIIYQKRMRQQFLKMKDVYGFQVINANRPIWVVAKDLQQRVASLMNIPL
- a CDS encoding metallophosphoesterase — its product is MSRTIVIGDVHGCYREWVELLRVLEVKPEDRLISVGDLICKGPDSHAVLESAIALPNLECILGNHETRFLGYWKNGGKEFSKPYDKEAMEQLKPDFERYMKFVSKWKWYVELDGATTAKPSRDGPDAPKREDMIVVHAGVRNGIALEKQTLEDLTTLKRLPPDNHPWYDDYKGTKTIVFGHYPQREPLVRDRLIGLDTGCVYGGTLTALVLPGRKIVSVPAEKAYYKKSRS
- a CDS encoding polyphosphate kinase 2 family protein gives rise to the protein MNIDKFQVKPGRKVSLKDYDPSFTGKHVDHEAAKDKLTRDIDRLTKLQDKLYADDRYGVLMIFQAMDAAGKDSAIKHVMTGINPAGCEVYSFKAPSSRELNHDFLWRTTRTLPQRGKIGIFNRSYYEEVLTVRVHPEHLAGQRLPKAMIHNDIWEDRFKDINNLEKYLVRNGYVILKFFMNISKGEQKKRFLARIDDPAKNWKISKSDMTERARWDDYMECFEDMLKNTSTKQAPWYVIPSNHKWFAHLTVADILVQHLEELDLKYPKVTKDQEKLLVDMKRTLVRER
- a CDS encoding HAMP domain-containing protein — its product is MAEPTQQTLEEHKERKRRKREFIIIAILGVVIPVTLYVQHRLIPLPIPGSAQIFFFSLVNLDALLILLLLFLVLRNTVKLIVERRKGLLGSSLRTKIVIAFVSLSFIPMAFLLYTASNFIRLSVQTWFGSQVERTFSQAMEVAQSYYESVVDQTRVSASEAVRDVAALGEIQDEQMRMLHDLLTERLKRYELDHIELRLRDGRSITRVNVDHGGQFLETPEDLIAEAMKGATVHRILPFQEESQEMVKVAVPIESASGGISGVLIASSAVPTNLVRKIREARHDYNEFLSTRMMRVPLNRSQQQPIIAIIGLLSLFAATWIGFHLSGWLTVPIRELSSATERIASGELGFTVNLKRGDEMGVLLESFNRMSADLKRKTDEIEDAHREVRRRAQHTEAILASVASGVMTLDAQGRLLTVNAPLVRMFNVDPQQSVGRSYSQVFPELAQPLAEMILQLMTEQRDLFSRELSFKTPQGVRTYSVVMTRLVRDRGESAGKAETESEIVVAFDDVTDLIRAQKDMAWREVARRIGHEIKNPLTPIQLSAQRLRKKYPQLLGDASGAFDECTKTIVSQVEEMKTLVNVLTDLAHIPPFQPAPCDFRALVEEIVSLYRQAHSEIRFDYSPDGVRELYVDRQQMRRALINLIDNAVTAVQGEGGGVSVQTEIVPGAGRAVIRVMDTGIGVPAGLREKIFEPYFSYGKKGMGLGLPIVKHIVEDHSGVITVEDNTPKGAVFRIELPLEA